A single Arthrobacter sp. ERGS1:01 DNA region contains:
- a CDS encoding aldehyde dehydrogenase family protein → MTSTTFAAPTDATALEAPVARHLINGQWLGGADATRMNPARPDQVAAHSPRGGAGEVDAAITSAVAAQPDWAALPAPARGAILIAAAGLLEEREATVAADLVREEGKTLAEAKGEVKRAVDVLRFFGSLGWAATGDVLPSGTPGTTITTRREAMGVFALITPWNFPLAIPAWKSAPALISGNAVVLKPAELTPLSATHLARALHDAGVPAGIFNVVHGKGKVVGDALARDPRIAGLSFTGSTGVGLGLQSILNARRARVQLEMGGKNAVLVLDDADAAAAAQVVAAGAFGLTGQACTATSRVYVTPGVREAFLAELVAAAAAYVPGDGLAPGVRLGAVVSADQFNQDVAAVRGAVERGGRLLHGSADPDSTDGFFFAPVVLAGLSDDDPAVTEEIFGPIVAVVEVADFEAGLAAVNNSRYGLTAGICTNSLKFSTEFAARVQAGVVKVNRPTSGLDLNVPFGGVKDSSTNTFREQGRTALDFYTWGKTVYTGI, encoded by the coding sequence ATGACTTCCACAACGTTTGCCGCCCCCACCGACGCCACCGCCCTGGAGGCGCCGGTTGCCCGGCACCTCATCAACGGCCAGTGGCTGGGCGGGGCCGACGCCACCCGGATGAATCCCGCCCGGCCCGACCAGGTTGCCGCCCACTCGCCGCGGGGCGGTGCCGGGGAGGTCGACGCCGCCATCACCTCGGCCGTCGCGGCGCAGCCGGACTGGGCCGCACTGCCCGCCCCCGCCCGCGGCGCCATCCTTATCGCGGCCGCCGGCCTGCTGGAGGAGCGCGAGGCAACCGTGGCGGCGGACCTGGTCCGGGAGGAGGGAAAGACGCTCGCGGAGGCCAAGGGCGAGGTGAAGCGCGCGGTGGATGTGCTGCGCTTCTTTGGTTCGCTCGGCTGGGCGGCCACGGGGGACGTCCTGCCCAGCGGCACCCCCGGCACCACCATCACCACCCGGCGCGAAGCCATGGGCGTGTTTGCGCTCATCACGCCCTGGAACTTCCCGCTCGCGATCCCGGCCTGGAAGAGCGCGCCTGCCCTGATTTCCGGCAACGCCGTGGTGCTCAAGCCGGCCGAGCTCACCCCGCTGTCTGCCACCCACCTGGCCCGCGCCCTGCACGACGCCGGGGTGCCCGCGGGCATCTTCAACGTGGTCCACGGCAAGGGCAAGGTGGTCGGTGACGCACTGGCCCGCGATCCGCGCATCGCCGGGCTGTCCTTCACCGGCTCCACGGGGGTTGGCCTGGGCCTCCAGAGCATCCTGAACGCCCGCCGGGCCCGCGTCCAGCTTGAAATGGGCGGCAAGAACGCCGTCCTGGTCCTGGACGACGCCGACGCCGCCGCGGCAGCGCAGGTTGTTGCTGCCGGGGCCTTCGGGCTGACGGGCCAGGCCTGCACGGCAACGTCGCGGGTGTACGTGACCCCCGGCGTGCGGGAGGCATTCCTGGCGGAGCTGGTGGCCGCGGCCGCCGCCTATGTTCCGGGAGACGGCCTGGCCCCCGGCGTGCGCCTGGGTGCCGTGGTCAGCGCCGACCAGTTCAATCAGGACGTCGCCGCCGTGCGCGGCGCGGTGGAACGCGGTGGCAGGCTCCTGCACGGCAGTGCTGATCCGGATTCCACTGACGGCTTCTTCTTCGCCCCCGTGGTCCTGGCCGGATTGTCCGACGACGACCCGGCCGTGACCGAGGAGATCTTCGGGCCGATCGTCGCCGTCGTCGAGGTGGCCGACTTTGAGGCCGGGCTCGCGGCCGTCAACAATTCCCGGTACGGGCTGACGGCCGGCATCTGCACCAACAGCCTGAAGTTCTCCACCGAATTTGCCGCCCGCGTGCAGGCCGGAGTGGTGAAGGTCAACCGGCCCACCTCGGGCCTTGATTTGAACGTGCCGTTTGGCGGCGTCAAGGATTCCTCCACGAACACCTTCCGCGAGCAGGGCCGCACGGCGCTGGACTTCTACACCTGGGGAAAGACCGTCTACACAGGGATCTAA
- a CDS encoding SDR family oxidoreductase — MDLGISGKTAFVAASTGGLGLAVARALAAEGARVAITGRRRERAEEIAAELPGAIAIEADLSTPEGVAAAVERTERELGPIDILVLNGPGPKPGAAAALTADDLASAFETLVRPHHALVSLVLPGMRERRWGRVLAIGSSGVVAPLPNLAVSNTGRAALAAYLKTLAAEVALDAVTVNLLLPGRIGTDRVAELDQAAAKRRGVTVTDIERESLKTIPVRRYGNPEEFGAAAAFLCSAPASYITGVALRCDGGLIRSL, encoded by the coding sequence ATGGATCTTGGCATCAGCGGGAAAACCGCATTCGTGGCGGCCTCCACCGGCGGCCTGGGCCTCGCCGTCGCCCGGGCACTCGCCGCCGAGGGCGCCAGGGTGGCCATCACGGGCCGGCGCCGGGAACGCGCCGAGGAGATAGCGGCCGAACTCCCGGGCGCCATCGCCATCGAAGCGGACCTGAGCACTCCCGAGGGCGTTGCCGCCGCCGTCGAACGCACCGAGCGGGAACTGGGGCCCATCGACATCCTGGTCCTCAACGGCCCCGGCCCCAAGCCCGGGGCGGCCGCCGCCCTGACCGCCGACGACCTGGCCTCCGCGTTTGAGACGCTGGTGCGCCCGCATCACGCACTCGTCTCCCTGGTGCTGCCCGGGATGCGCGAACGCCGCTGGGGGAGGGTGCTGGCCATTGGCTCCTCCGGAGTTGTGGCGCCGCTGCCCAACCTGGCCGTCTCCAACACCGGCCGGGCCGCGCTCGCCGCTTATTTGAAGACCCTTGCGGCGGAGGTGGCCCTGGATGCCGTCACCGTGAACCTGCTGCTGCCGGGCCGGATCGGCACCGACAGGGTGGCCGAACTGGACCAGGCTGCCGCCAAGCGGCGCGGCGTCACGGTGACCGACATTGAACGCGAATCCCTGAAGACCATCCCCGTGCGCCGGTACGGCAACCCCGAGGAGTTCGGTGCGGCCGCGGCCTTCCTGTGCAGCGCCCCGGCGTCCTACATCACCGGCGTCGCGCTGCGGTGCGACGGCGGCCTCATCCGCAGCCTCTAG
- a CDS encoding HAD-IIA family hydrolase has translation MSKLSNRKPADIECWLTDMDGVLVHENQAVPGAAELIQRWVDTSKRFLVLTNNSIFTPRDLAARLRASGLEVPEENLWTSALATAQFLKSQMPHGRAFVIGEAGLTTALHEAGFILTDQDPDYVVLGETRTYSFEAITRAIRLIGEGARFIATNPDATGPSAEGPMPATGAIAALITKATNREPYIVGKPNPMMFRSAMNRIQAHSETTAMIGDRMDTDIIAGMEAGLHTVLVFTGITQPEDIDAYPFRPDQALGSVADLIPEI, from the coding sequence ATGAGCAAGCTGAGCAATCGCAAGCCCGCTGACATTGAATGCTGGCTCACCGACATGGACGGCGTGCTGGTCCACGAGAACCAGGCCGTGCCGGGTGCCGCCGAGCTGATCCAGCGCTGGGTGGACACGTCCAAGCGTTTCCTGGTGCTGACCAACAACTCCATTTTTACCCCGCGCGACCTTGCCGCCCGGCTGCGCGCCTCCGGGCTCGAGGTGCCGGAGGAGAACCTGTGGACCTCGGCGCTCGCGACGGCCCAATTCCTGAAGTCCCAGATGCCGCACGGGCGGGCGTTCGTGATTGGCGAGGCCGGACTGACGACGGCGTTGCATGAGGCCGGCTTCATCCTCACCGACCAGGACCCCGACTATGTAGTGCTGGGCGAAACCCGCACCTACTCCTTCGAGGCGATCACCCGCGCCATCCGGCTGATCGGCGAGGGCGCGCGGTTCATCGCCACGAACCCTGACGCCACCGGACCGTCCGCGGAGGGCCCCATGCCGGCCACCGGCGCCATCGCCGCCCTGATCACCAAGGCCACCAACCGGGAACCGTACATTGTGGGCAAGCCGAACCCCATGATGTTCCGCTCCGCCATGAACCGGATCCAGGCGCATTCGGAAACTACGGCCATGATCGGCGACCGCATGGACACCGACATCATTGCCGGCATGGAGGCCGGGCTGCACACCGTCCTGGTGTTCACCGGCATCACCCAGCCCGAGGACATTGACGCGTACCCGTTCCGCCCCGACCAGGCGCTAGGCTCCGTGGCGGACCTGATCCCGGAGATCTAG
- a CDS encoding enoyl-CoA hydratase-related protein — MTLEQPVIDEVELTIDNGVATVVINRQHVLNAVDGATTTRLNQIWDQLEADRSIRAVVVTGAGPRAFCVGADMTASAVEETGLQYWAGLDPNGFGGLSLRETLDVPVIAKVNGYALGGGMEIVLGADIVVAADHAKFGLTEPRVGRLALDGGIHQLVRRIPHTQAMSMLLTGRKADAAEMASMGLVNEVVPAAELDTAVDRWLEAIRACAPTSIRAVKQMVTRTSHLSARDARGLRLPALMDALDSKDSAEGVLAFQEKRAPVWPGE, encoded by the coding sequence ATGACACTTGAACAGCCCGTCATCGACGAGGTGGAACTGACCATCGACAACGGTGTGGCCACCGTGGTCATCAACCGCCAGCATGTGCTCAACGCCGTCGACGGGGCAACCACCACGCGACTGAACCAGATCTGGGACCAGCTGGAGGCCGACCGCTCCATCCGGGCCGTGGTGGTGACCGGCGCCGGGCCCCGGGCCTTCTGCGTCGGCGCCGACATGACGGCGTCGGCCGTGGAGGAGACTGGCCTGCAGTACTGGGCCGGGCTGGACCCGAACGGCTTTGGCGGGCTGAGCCTGCGCGAAACCCTCGACGTCCCCGTCATTGCCAAGGTCAACGGCTACGCCCTGGGCGGCGGCATGGAGATCGTGCTGGGGGCGGACATCGTGGTGGCGGCCGACCACGCCAAGTTCGGCCTGACCGAACCCCGTGTGGGCCGGCTGGCCCTGGACGGCGGCATCCACCAGCTGGTCCGCCGGATCCCGCACACCCAGGCCATGTCCATGCTGTTGACGGGCCGAAAAGCCGACGCCGCTGAGATGGCGTCCATGGGCCTCGTCAACGAGGTGGTCCCCGCCGCGGAGCTGGACACCGCCGTGGACCGTTGGCTCGAAGCGATCCGTGCCTGTGCCCCGACCTCGATCCGCGCCGTCAAACAAATGGTCACCCGCACCAGCCACCTGAGCGCCCGCGATGCCCGCGGGCTGCGCCTGCCGGCCCTCATGGACGCCCTGGACAGCAAGGATTCGGCCGAAGGCGTGCTGGCATTCCAGGAAAAACGCGCACCCGTCTGGCCCGGCGAATAA
- a CDS encoding dihydrodipicolinate synthase family protein, with protein MAQSLEAGVWGVIPTPFHGSTQDVDADSLAGLAEHYEAAGAVGLTALGVFGESLALTAGERRLVLETIVEATTLPLVVGISSLATRPAIEEILAAQDVAGTRVRAVMVQVNSAGADAVVNHLQAIHRATAAQIVLQDYPVASGVGIGGAALAEVVNRCSFVVAVKAEAPPTSVAIAQLTAAVRVSVFGGLGGQGLLDELAAGAAGAMTGFSFPEALVACVRAWQSDGYESARDVLTPFLPLINFEQQAKIALSVRKELFKNRGLIKESSVRAPAAPFPEVLRDGVNRHLAEAGRALDNLAATTAGSI; from the coding sequence ATGGCACAATCACTGGAAGCGGGCGTGTGGGGAGTCATCCCCACCCCGTTCCACGGCAGCACCCAGGACGTCGACGCCGACAGCCTGGCCGGTCTTGCCGAACACTACGAGGCAGCCGGCGCCGTCGGCCTGACGGCGCTGGGCGTCTTTGGCGAATCCCTGGCCCTGACCGCCGGCGAACGCCGCCTGGTGCTTGAAACCATCGTCGAGGCCACCACCTTGCCCCTCGTGGTGGGCATCAGCTCGCTGGCCACCCGGCCGGCCATTGAAGAGATCCTCGCCGCCCAGGACGTGGCCGGAACCCGGGTCCGGGCCGTCATGGTCCAGGTGAACTCGGCCGGGGCCGACGCCGTGGTCAACCACCTGCAAGCCATCCACCGGGCCACCGCGGCGCAGATCGTGCTCCAGGACTACCCAGTTGCCAGTGGCGTTGGAATCGGCGGAGCCGCACTGGCCGAAGTCGTCAACCGGTGCAGCTTCGTGGTGGCCGTCAAGGCCGAGGCACCGCCCACCTCCGTGGCGATCGCCCAGCTCACCGCGGCCGTCCGGGTGTCCGTCTTTGGCGGGCTGGGCGGGCAGGGGCTGCTCGACGAACTGGCGGCCGGTGCGGCCGGCGCCATGACGGGCTTTTCCTTCCCGGAGGCACTCGTGGCCTGCGTCAGGGCCTGGCAGTCGGACGGCTATGAGTCCGCCCGTGACGTCCTCACCCCCTTCCTGCCGCTCATCAACTTTGAACAGCAGGCCAAGATCGCCCTTTCCGTCCGCAAGGAACTGTTCAAAAACCGCGGACTGATCAAGGAATCCTCCGTCCGGGCACCTGCCGCACCCTTCCCGGAAGTCCTCCGCGACGGCGTGAACCGGCACCTGGCCGAGGCCGGCCGCGCCCTCGACAACCTGGCCGCCACCACCGCAGGGAGCATCTGA